One window of Ziziphus jujuba cultivar Dongzao chromosome 5, ASM3175591v1 genomic DNA carries:
- the LOC107435981 gene encoding probable beta-1,4-xylosyltransferase IRX10L: MSTMTSSQKPKITNRSSQMRKKSMMNNKAHHHRPPCTRNQRIASLLLVFAACFFFIRSLDRTFRRPCIPNFTTDLVRTSRLPFTDGGDLSWPQRGYGVHLDLKIYVYEEDEVDGLKELMYGKDGNTITADTCSRGQWATQVKIHKLLQTSKFRTRKKEEADLFFVPTYVKCVHVLGGLDDNQINETYIKVLSQMPYFRLSGGRNHIFVFPSGNGAHFFSSWATYINRSIFLTPEGDRTDKKETSSFNTWKDIIIPGNVDDGMTTTNDLVGVQPLPLSKRKYLANYIGRAQGKVGRLKLIELGKQFPDKLESPDLKFTFPDKLEKMEYFEHLRNAKFCLVPRGESSWTLRFFESFFVECVPVILSDQIELPFQNVIDYTQISIKWPSDHIGPQLLEYLESIPDEAIENMISNGRKVRCLWVYAPESAPCSAMQGIMWELQRKVRQFHHSAETFWLHNGSIMNRNFVKFSDWKPPMPLP; this comes from the exons ATGAGCACGATGACCTCCTCCCAGAAACCGAAAATCACAAACCGTAGTAGCCAAATGAGAAAGAAGAGCATGATGAACAACAAAGCTCACCACCATCGGCCTCCGTGCACTCGCAATCAGCGGATAGCATCCCTCCTGTTGGTTTTCGCCGCCTGCTTCTTCTTCATAAGGAGTTTGGACCGTACGTTTCGCCGTCCATGCATCCCCAACTTCACGACCGATCTCGTCCGCACATCACGGTTGCCTTTCACAGACGGTGGTGATCTCTCTTGGCCCCAGCGAGGATATGGGGTCCACCTCGATCTGAAAATCTACGTTTACGAGGAGGATGAGGTCGACGGCTTGAAGGAGTTGATGTACGGGAAAGACGGCAATACTATAACCGCAGATACTTGCTCGAGAGGCCAATGGGCCACTCAG GTGAAAATACATAAGCTGCTTCAAACATCGAAATTTCGcacaagaaagaaagaggaagcAGATCTATTCTTTGTGCCAACATATGTCAAATGTGTCCACGTGTTGGGTGGCCTCGACGACAACCAGATTAACGAGACCTATATCAAG GTATTGAGTCAAATGCCATATTTCAGATTATCTGGTGGCCGAAaccatatatttgtttttcccaG TGGTAATGGAGCTCACTTCTTTAGCTCTTGGGCAACATATATAAACCGTTCCATATTTCTTACTCCAGAG GGTGATCGAACTGATAAGAAAGAAACAAGTAGCTTCAATACATGGAAAGATATAATAATTCCTGGCAATGTTGATGATGGGATGACCACCACGAACGACTTGGTCGGTGTCCAGCCTCTGCCTCTATCGAAACGAAAGTATTTAGCAAATTATATAGGACGTGCACAAGGAAAGGTTGGTCGTCTTAAATTGATAGAGCTCGGAAAGCAATTTCCTGACAAG TTGGAATCTCCAGACTTGAAGTTCACTTTTCCTGATAAACTAGAGAAGATGGAATATTTTGAACACCTGAGAAATGCCAAGTTCTGCCTTGTTCCTCGTGGAGAGTCATCGTGGACTCTTCGCTTTTTTGAGTCTTTCTTTgtg GAGTGTGTCCCAGTGATATTATCAGATCAAATAGAATTGCCATTTCAGAATGTTATTGACTACACTCAGATATCAATCAAATGGCCATCTGATCACATAGGACCTCAGCTATTGGAGTACTTAGAGTCAATACCAG ATGAAGCTATAGAGAATATGATTAGCAATGGCAGAAAAGTAAGGTGTTTATGGGTCTATGCTCCTGAATCAGCTCCATGTTCTGCAATGCAAGGAATCATGTGGGAACTCCAGAGGAAAGTCAGGCAATTTCACCATTCAGCTGAAACCTTTTGGCTGCACAATGGTTCTATTATGAACAGAAACTTTGTCAAATTCTCTGATTGGAAACCTCCTATGCCTTTGCCTTGA
- the LOC107435987 gene encoding putative transcription elongation factor SPT5 homolog 1 → MRRRDEDDDDLEPEEEDDEDYGEQEQNLDDELEEEEEEEDVGRGRSKSKRRRSEEVYEDEEEYEDEDDDYGGGGSRKRRNKRSSGSQFFDLEAEVDTDDEEEEDEGEDDFIDESGADIPDEDVGRGMHRSTLLPREEDQEDYEALERRIQARYAKSSHREYDEETTDVDQQALLPSVRDPKFWMVKCAIGREREVAVCLMQKFIDKGSELQITSAFALDHLKNYIYVEAHKEAHVREACKGLRNLYTQSIKMVPIREMTDVLSVESKSIDLSRDTWVRMKIGTYKRDLAKVVDVDDVRQRVTVKLIPRVDLQALASKLDGREVVKKKAFVPPPRFINADEVRDLNIRVERRRDPMSGDYFDNIGGMLFKDGFLYKTVSMKSISTQNINPTFDELEKFRKPGENGDGDIGSLSTLFANRKKGHFMKGDAVIVVKGDLKNLKGWVDKVEEENVHIRPDGEGLPKTVAVNEKELCKYFEPGNHVKVVSGTHKGATGMVVKVEQHVLIIISDTTKEDVRVFADDVVESSEVTSGITRIGDYELHDLVLLDNNSFGVIIRVESEAFQVLKGVTERPEVSLVRLREIKCKIDKKNSVQDRHKNTICVKDVVRIVDGPCKGKQGPVEHIYRGVLFIFDRHHLEHAGFICAKSQSCSVVGGSRANGDRNGDAFSQFKTPRIPPSPRRFSRGGPPIDSGGRHRGGRGHDGMVGAIVKISQGNFKGYKGRVKDIKGQTVRIELESQMRVVTVDRKCISDNFNTSTPYRDTPRYGMGSETPMHPSRTPLHPYMTPMRDAGATPIHDGMRTPMRDRAWNPFAPMSPPRDNWEDGNPASWGASPQYQPGSPPSRPYEAPTPGSGWVNTPGGNYSEAGTPRDSGSAYANAPSPYLPSTPGGQPMTPNSVSYLPGTPGGQPMTPGTGGLDVMSPVIGGDNEGPWFMPDVLVNVRRSGEESIVGIVREVLQDGSCRVVLGLSGNGEIISALPNEMEAVVPRKGDKIKITGGSLRGATGKLIGVDGTDGIVKVDDTYDVKILDLAILAKLAQP, encoded by the exons ATGCGTCGGCGAGACGAGGACGACGACGATCTGGAGCCGGAGGAGGAAGACGATGAAGACTATGGGGAACAGGAGCAAAACCTAGACGACGAGCTtgaggaagaggaggaggaggaagatgTGGGCAGAGGCCGCTCCAAAAGTAAGCGGAGGAGATCGGAAGAAGTCTATGAGGATGAAGAAgaatatgaggatgaagatgatgactaTGGCGGTGGCGGCAGTAGGAAGCGCCGCAACAAGAGGTCCTCCGGTTCGCAGTTTTTTGATCTCGAGGCCGAAGTTGATACTGATGATGAAGAGGAGGAGGATGAAGGCGAAGATG ACTTCATAGATGAGAGTGGAGCTGACATCCCTGATGAGGATGTTGGTAGAGGGATGCATCGTAGTACATTGCTTCCACGTGAGGAGGACCAAGAAGATTATGAGGCTCTTGAGAGAAGAATTCAGGCAAGATATGCCAAGTCTAGTCACAGAGAATATGATGAGGAAACTACAGACGTAGATCAGCAAGCTCTATTGCCATCTGTTAGGGATCCAAAGTTTTGGATGGTTAAATGTGCG ATTGGTCGTGAGCGAGAGGTTGCGGTTTGCTTGATGCAAAAGTTCATTGATAAAGGATCTGAATTGCAAATCACGTCTGCTTTTGCTCTTGATCacctgaaaaattatatttatgttgaagCACATAAAGAAGCCCATGTTAGAGAg GCTTGCAAAGGCCTGCGCAATTTGTACACCCAGTCAATTAAGATGGTTCCTATTCGAGAAATGACTGATGTTCTTTCAGTTGAAAGCAAATCAATAGATCTTTCGAGGGATACTTGGGTTAGGATGAAGATTGGGACGTATAAAAGAGATCTTGCTAAG GTGGTAGATGTGGATGATGTGCGGCAAAGAGTTACTGTGAAATTAATTCCAAGAGTTGATTTACAGGCTCTTGCAAGTAAATTG GATGGAAGGGAAGTTGTGAAAAAGAAGGCATTTGTTCCTCCACCCCGCTTTATAAATGCTGATGAAGTTAG GGATCTGAATATTCGTGTGGAGCGTAGACGAGATCCAATGAGTGgtgattattttgataatattggtGGAATGCTCTTTAAAGATGGTTTCTTATATAAAACGGTATCGATGAAATCTATTAGTACTCAAAATATCAATCCCACTTTTGATGAACTTGAAAAATTTCGGAAGCCTGGTGAAAATGGAGATGGAGATATTGGTAGTCTGTCTACATTGTTTGCAAACCGGAAAAAGGGGCACTTTATGAAGGGTGATGCAGTTATTGTTGTCAAGGGAGATCTGAAAAATTTGAAAGGATGGGTTGATAAAGTTGAGGAAGAAAATGTTCATATCAGACCAGATGGGGAGGGCCTTCCA AAAACTGTTGCCGTAAATGAAAAAGAGCTTTGCAAGTACTTTGAACCCGGGAACCATGTGAAAGTTGTCTCTGGTACTCACAAAGGTGCAACTGGTATGGTCGTTAAGGTTGAGCAGCATGTGCTTATAATTATATCCGATACGACAAAGGAAGAT GTCCGTGTGTTTGCGGATGATGTTGTGGAGAGCTCTGAGGTGACATCTGGCATTACCAGAATTGGGGATTATGAACTACATGATCTTGTCTTACTGGA TAACAATAGCTTTGGTGTTATTATACGTGTAGAAAGTGAAGCATTTCAG GTGCTTAAGGGAGTGACAGAGAGACCTGAGGTTTCTCTTGTCAGATTAAGAGAGATAAAATGCaagatagataaaaaaaatagtgtGCAAGATCGACATAAGAATACAATATGTGTGAAAGATGTTGTGAGGATCGTTGATGGCCCTTGTAAA GGAAAGCAAGGTCCTGTGGAACACATATACAGGGGAGTATTATTTATCTTTGACCGCCATCATCTTGAGCATGCAGGTTTTATTTGTGCTAAGTCACAATCTTGTTCTGTGGTGGGAGGATCTCGTGCCAATGGTGATAGAAAT GGTGATGCTTTTTCACAATTCAAAACTCCTCGTATTCCCCCATCGCCTAGGAGATTTTCTAGAGGAGGCCCTCCAATTGACT CTGGTGGGAGGCATAGAGGTGGAAGAGGGCATGATGGTATGGTTGGTGCTATAGTAAAAATTAGCCAGGGTAATTTTAAGGGCTATAAAGGCCGCGTTAAAGACATCAAAGGACAAACTGTACGGATTGAATTGGAGTCCCAAATGAGGGTTGTTACAG TTGATAGGAAATGCATTTCTGACAACTTCAATACTAGCACTCCATATCg tgaCACACCTCGATATGGTATGGGAAGTGAGACTCCAATGCATCCTTCTAGAACTCCACTACATCCATACATGACCCCCATGAGAGATGCTGGag CTACACCTATTCATGATGGCATGAGGACGCCCATGCGTGACAGAGCTTGGAATCCTTTTGCACCAATGAGTCCTCCGAG GGACAATTGGGAGGATGGAAACCCTGCATCTTGGGGAGCTAGCCCTCAGTATCAG CCAGGAAGTCCTCCTTCACGTCCATATGAAGCACCAACTCCTGGTTCAGGTTGGGTTAACACACCTGGTGGCAATTATAGTGAAGCTGGAACACCAAGGGACAGTGGTTCGGCATATG CCAATGCTCCAAGCCCATACTTACCATCAACCCCTGGTGGACAGCCAATGACGCCAAATTCAGTATCTTATCTTCCAGGAACCCCTGGAGGGCAACCAATGACACCAGGCACTGGTGGTCTGGATGTTATGTCACCTGTCATAG GTGGAGATAATGAAGGGCCGTGGTTCATGCCAGACGTATTGGTCAATGTACGCAGGTCTGGAGAGGAATCCATTGTTGGTATTGTCCGAGAGGTTCTCCAG gatGGTTCTTGTAGGGTGGTTCTTGGATTGAGTGGCAATGGTGAAATAATATCGGCACTTCCTAATGAAATGGAGGCAGTGGTACCAAGGAAGGGCGACAAGATCAAGATCACGGGTGGTTCTTTACGTGGTGCCACTGGCAAGCTGATTGGTGTGGATGGTACTGATGGAATTGTAAAAGTAGATGACACATATGATGTTAAGATTTTGGACTTGGCTATATTGGCCAAATTAGCTCAGCCATGA
- the LOC107435991 gene encoding psbP domain-containing protein 4, chloroplastic has translation MGTTLFTSCSFTWTCHHQQTVPSHYLLAQSSLENGISRTKVAIDSRGNSLVDGEAEKLSGFFKRRSVLASGISLLSSAVLGFPSDSLAVVKQGLLAGRVPGLSEPNEEGWRTYRRPDDKSGGHGVGWSPIIPYSFSVPEEWEEVPVSIADLGGTEIDLRFANSKEGRLFVIVAPVLRFADNLGDDAKIEQIGPPDKVIDAFGPEVIGENVEGKVLSINVSEHSGRKYYQYELEPPHVLITATAAGNRLYLFAVTGSGLQWKRHYNDLKRINDSFRIA, from the exons ATGGGAACAACCTTGTTTACAAGCTGCAGCTTTACCTGGACATGTCATCACCAGCAAACTGTACCTTCCCACTATTTGCTTGCCCAATCTTCACTTGAAAATGGGATTTCAAGAACAAAGGTTGCGATAGATTCAAGAGGAAATAGTTTGGTTGATGGAGAAGCGGAGAAATTATCTGGGTTTTTTAAGAGAAGATCAGTTTTGGCATCCGGGATCTCTTTACTTTCTTCTGCAGTGTTGGGTTTTCCTAGTGATAGCTTGGCAGTGGTGAAACAAGGCCTTCTAGCTGGGAGAGTTCCTGGTCTCTCTGAACCAAATGAAGAAG GTTGGAGGACATACCGTAGGCCGGATGATAAGTCTGGAGGGCATGGAGTTGGGTGGAGTCCTATTATTCCTTACTCCTTTTCCGTGCCTGAGGAGTGGGAAGAG GTTCCAGTATCCATAGCAGATCTAGGTGGCACAGAGATTGACCTAAGATTTGCTAACTCCAAAGAAGGACGCCTCTTCGTTATTGTTGCTCCTGTACTCAGATTCGCAGACA ATCTTGGTgatgatgccaaaattgaacaAATTGGACCTCCAGATAAAGTGATCGATGCATTTGGACCAGAAGTGATTGGGGAGAATGTAGAAGGGAAGGTTTTAAGTATAAATGTATCAGAGCACTCAGGAAGAAAATATTACCAGTATGAATTGGAGCCACCTCATGTTTTGATCACAGCAACTGCAGCAGGGAATCGCCTTTACTTGTTTGCTGTAACTGGCAGTG GTCTTCAGTGGAAGAGGCACTACAACGATTTAAAACGAATAAATGATTCCTTTCGCATTGCCTAA
- the LOC107435978 gene encoding auxin efflux carrier component 6: MITAEDFYKVMCAMVPLYFAMLVAYGSVKWCSIFTPAQCSGINRFVAVFAVPVLSFHFISQNNPYQMDTKFILADTLSKVFVLVLLSLWVILFNGGLDWLITLFSVATLPNTLVMGIPLLNAMYGDFTQSLMVQVVVLQCIIWYTLLLFLFEYRAAVVLIQNQFPGLTAASISKFELDDDVISLDGGRDPLRTESEIDTDGRIRVRIRRSTSSVPDSAMSSSIGLTPRASNLSNAEIFSVNTPVPHHHHHHHDIIHHSSLDIAFGLGGGNNNSDLTYGGYRSSSPRLSGYASSDAYSLQPTPRASNFNELDTTSATTTANTPTWARSPVTGKVFRQSSPAFSGMKMVWESPGKCHEGGGERQGSNKDVTEISFRDNSKIPMPEEANTKVEAQRMPEAFVMLKLILNVVGRKLSRNPNTYSSVLGLLWSLISFKWNIGMPSLVKYSIKIISDAGLGMAMFSLGLFMALQPRIIACGTKRATMGMMIRFISGPIIMSAASIAIGLRGVKLRAAIVQAALPQGIVPFVFAREYGLHPDILSTGVIFGMLVSLPVTLLYYVFLGL; this comes from the exons atgataacGGCAGAAGATTTCTACAAGGTTATGTGTGCAATGGTTCCACTATACTTCGCCATGCTGGTGGCTTATGGGTCGGTGAAATGGTGCAGCATCTTCACTCCGGCGCAGTGCTCCGGCATCAACCGCTTCGTGGCCGTCTTCGCCGTTCCGGTGCTGTCTTTCCATTTCATATCGCAGAACAATCCTTACCAGATGGACACCAAGTTCATTCTCGCTGACACTCTCTCTAAGGTTTTCGTCCTGGTTTTGCTCTCCCTTTGGGTTATTCTCTTTAATGGTGGGTTGGATTGGCTTATCACTCTCTTCTCTGTGGCTACTTTGCCCAATACTTTGGTTATGGGTATTCCTTTGCTCAATGCTATGTATGGTGATTTCACTCAGAGCCTCATGGTGCAAGTTGTTGTCCTTCAATGCATCATATG GTACACACTTTTGCTATTCCTGTTCGAATACAGAGCAGCGGTGGTTCTAATCCAAAACCAATTCCCGGGTCTAACCGCAGCCTCTATTTCCAAATTCGAACTGGACGACGACGTCATCTCCCTCGACGGCGGCCGGGACCCGCTCCGAACAGAATCCGAGATCGACACCGATGGTCGTATCCGAGTCCGAATCCGACGGTCCACATCCTCCGTACCGGACTCGGCAATGTCATCATCCATAGGGCTGACTCCCAGAGCATCAAACCTCTCCAACGCCGAGATATTCTCCGTCAACACGCCGGTCccacaccaccaccaccaccaccatgacATCATCCACCATTCCAGCCTGGACATCGCATTCGGTCTCGGCGGCGGAAACAACAATTCCGACTTGACTTATGGTGGCTACCGCTCCTCCAGCCCTCGGCTCTCCGGCTACGCTTCCTCCGACGCCTACTCTCTCCAGCCGACACCGCGAGCCTCCAACTTCAACGAGCTCGACACCACTTCCGCCACCACCACCGCAAACACGCCGACCTGGGCGCGGTCTCCGGTGACCGGGAAGGTGTTTCGGCAATCTTCTCCGGCATTTTCGGGGATGAAAATGGTGTGGGAATCTCCCGGGAAGTGTCACGAAGGTGGTGGAGAGCGACAAGGGAGCAACAAAGATGTTACAG AAATTAGCTTTAGAGACAACAGCAAAATACCAATGCCAGAGGAAGCTAATACGAAGGTTGAAGCACAAAGAATGCCAGAAGCCTTTGTCATGCTAAAGCTCATTCTCAATGTGGTTGGAAGGAAACTTTCTCGCAACCCAAACACATACTCCAGCGTCCTAGGCCTTCTTTGGTCTCTTATCTCCTTCAA ATGGAATATAGGGATGCCTAGTTTGGTAAAGTATTCTATAAAGATCATTTCAGATGCAGGTCTTGGGATGGCCATGTTTAGTTTGG GACTTTTCATGGCACTTCAACCTCGTATTATTGCTTGTGGAACAAAAAGAGCGACTATGGGGATGATGATTCGCTTTATTAGTGGACCCATAATAATGTCCGCTGCATCTATTGCTATAGGATTAAGAGGTGTAAAACTCCGAGCAGCAATAGTTCAG GCAGCTCTTCCACAAGGAATAGTCCCTTTCGTCTTTGCAAGAGAATATGGGTTACATCCTGATATTTTGAGCACAGG GGTTATTTTTGGCATGTTAGTCTCTTTACCTGTAACGCTCTTGTATTACGTATTTCTAGGCCTatga
- the LOC107435990 gene encoding pentatricopeptide repeat-containing protein At3g21470: protein MKRGGFRQEVAKHPLSHSHNPRKPFCSSTTASPSPPSWSYLIRKSISQGSPKQALLIYTQIRSKGICNLGVVPLILKACASLCFVNFGKALHGEVIKCGMDFDVFVGTSLVDMYAKCREIFDSRKVFDLLPDRNVVTWNAMVGGYVRNGDMKSASFLFERMSKRTTVTWIEMIDGFARNGDTISARRLFDRVPSELKNVVTWSVMVDGYCSNGEMEAARDVFEQMPQRNFFAWSSMISGYCKKGDVKEAEIIFDRIPIRNLVNWNSMISGYAQNGFSEEAIKAFGKMQADGYEPDEFTVVSVLSACAQSGLLDVGREIHYMINCKGIKCNQIVLNAVLDMYAKCGDLTNARLIFEGMTERNTACWNAMISGFAIHGQCKEALELFGRMEGSKIRPDDITFLSVLSACAHGGFVDEGIEIFSKMEKYGLAAGIGHYGCLVDLLGRAGRLRQAYSLIKKMPMKPNDTVWGAMLGACRIHFDMEMTEQVVKEISTPNSDVGSAHNSHYVLLSSIYAASDSWEKAERMRLDMVNEGFQKIPGFSSFMPNGT from the coding sequence ATGAAAAGAGGAGGTTTCCGACAAGAAGTTGCAAAACACCCTCTCTCACACTCACATAACCCACGTAAACCTTTTTGCTCATCAACAACTGCAAGCCCAAGTCCTCCAAGCTGGTCTTACCTCATTAGGAAATCCATCTCTCAAGGATCGCCTAAACAAGCTCTTCTAATCTACACCCAAATCCGCAGTAAAGGAATCTGCAATCTGGGTGTTGTCCCTCTTATTCTCAAGGCTTGTGCTTCTCTTTGCTTCGTAAACTTTGGGAAGGCTTTGCATGGCGAGGTGATCAAGTGTGGAATGGATTTTGATGTATTTGTTGGAACCTCATTGGTTGATATGTACGCCAAGTGCAGAGAGATTTTTGATTCACGGAAAGTGTTTGACCTATTGCCTGACAGAAATGTGGTTACTTGGAACGCAATGGTTGGTGGGTACGTGAGGAATGGGGATATGAAATCTGCCTCCTTTTTGTTTGAGAGGATGTCGAAACGGACGACCGTGACATGGATTGAGATGATTGATGGCTTTGCAAGGAATGGTGATACTATTAGTGCTAGACGGCTGTTTGATCGCGTTCCTTCTGAATTGAAGAATGTCGTTACATGGAGTGTGATGGTTGATGGGTATTGCAGCAATGGAGAGATGGAGGCGGCCAGGGATGTTTTTGAGCAGATGCCACAGCGGAATTTCTTTGCATGGTCATCGATGATTTCTGGGTATTGCAAGAAGGGTGATGTCAAGGAGGCCGAGATCATTTTCGACAGAATTCCGATTAGGAATTTGGTTAATTGGAATTCAATGATTTCTGGATATGCACAGAATGGGTTTTCTGAGGAAGCTATAAAGGCATTTGGCAAAATGCAAGCAGATGGTTACGAGCCTGATGAATTTACTGTTGTGAGTGTTTTATCTGCCTGCGCTCAGTCAGGGCTGTTGGATGTTGGCAGGGAAATACACTACATGATAAACTGCAAGGGGATAAAGTGTAATCAAATTGTTCTAAATGCAGTTCTTGACATGTATGCAAAGTGTGGGGATTTGACCAATGCAAGATTGATCTTTGAAGGGATGACTGAGAGGAACACTGCCTGTTGGAATGCTATGATCTCGGGATTTGCCATTCATGGACAGTGCAAGGAAGCTCTCGAGTTATTTGGCAGGATGGAGGGTTCAAAAATAAGGCCCGATGATATAACATTTCTTTCTGTTCTCTCAGCTTGTGCACATGGAGGTTTTGTGGATGAAGGCATAGAAATTTTCTCCAAGATGGAGAAATATGGCTTGGCAGCAGGCATTGGGCATTATGGTTGCTTGGTTGACCTTTTAGGGCGGGCAGGAAGATTAAGACAGGCATACAGCTTGATCAAGAAAATGCCAATGAAACCCAATGACACGGTTTGGGGAGCAATGCTTGGAGCTTGCCGGATTCACTTTGACATGGAGATGACTGAACAGGTAGTGAAAGAGATCAGCACCCCAAATTCGGATGTGGGGTCGGCTCATAATTCACATTATGTGTTACTGTCAAGTATTTATGCTGCTTCTGATAGTTGGGAAAAGGCTGAAAGGATGAGGCTGGACATGGTGAATGAAGGCTTTCAAAAGATACCCGGATTCAGTTCATTCATGCCCAATGGCACATAG
- the LOC107435989 gene encoding pentatricopeptide repeat-containing protein At2g29760, chloroplastic, protein MEQKLLQILKSCKNLRELKQTHVQILIHGLKDSDFILPKLLTLSSELGFPDYAIWVFRISRFPNVVTYNTLIKCFIGKKHTDALRFYGQMKEFGPSPNSFTFTFLLKCFESFEALEYGKLIHGEILKLGFCSSIFVQNTLLDFYAKCGSELDSACRVFGEMPERDLVSWNSMVAAYIAFGETETAIRLFNSMPERNIVTWNSVLSGLSKAGNMEFAHAIFERMPGRNEVSWNSMISGYVRLGDVKSAQCVFDQMPEKTVFTWTTMISGYSMIGDLKSARSIFDQMPVRNVVSWNAMISCYVHNHMFDQALHIFSEMLMEGKFRPDQTTLISVLRACSHLGSLEHGKWVDSYIKGNNLDLSVSLGNALIDMFAKCGDIENAKVIFHKLSKRCIITWTTMVSGLAVNGQCREALTLFDAMCLEGSKPDDVIFIAVLSACTHGGLVEDGKRLFNQMVEKYDIEPRIEHYGCMVDLLGRAGQLEEAVRFIERMHIKPNAVIWATLLGSCKIHGNGDLLDFITRRIMDQEPSNPSYLTLISNLSASLGHWKEALTYRVAMRMQGVEKVPGCSSIQVGNKVHEFLAEDTSHEERKDIYGVLYGLNRHLKQVCDGALKYDNAPLHYG, encoded by the coding sequence ATGGAGCAGAAATTGCTTCAAATCTTGAAGAGTTGCAAGAATCTGAGGGAACTGAAGCAGACCCACGTTCAGATTCTCATCCATGGCCTCAAAGATAGCGACTTTATACTACCCAAGCTCCTTACACTCTCCTCTGAACTCGGTTTCCCCGATTACGCTATCTGGGTATTTCGAATTTCTCGTTTTCCCAACGTGGTCACCTACAATACACTGATAAAATGCTTTATAGGAAAGAAGCATACAGATGCTTTGCGTTTCTATGGTCAAATGAAGGAGTTTGGACCTTCACCTAATAGTTTCACCTTCACTTTCCTTCTCAAGTGTTTTGAATCTTTTGAAGCTCTTGAATATGGTAAATTGATTCATGGTGAAATTTTGAAGCTCGGTTTTTGTTCCAGTATATTTGTTCAGAACACCCTTTTGGATTTCTATGCCAAATGCGGTAGTGAATTGGATTCGGCTTGCCGGGTGTTTGGTGAAATGCCTGAGAGAGATTTGGTTTCGTGGAATTCTATGGTTGCTGCTTACATAGCTTTTGGCGAGACAGAAACTGCTATCAGGTTGTTTAATTCCATGCCTGAGAGGAACATTGTAACATGGAATTCTGTTCTTTCTGGGCTTTCCAAAGCTGGAAATATGGAATTTGCTCATGCGATTTTCGAAAGAATGCCGGGAAGAAATGAAGTTTCGTGGAATTCCATGATATCTGGCTATGTACGGTTGGGTGATGTCAAGTCCGCACAGTGTGTATTTGATCAGATGCCAGAGAAAACTGTATTTACTTGGACGACCATGATCTCAGGATACTCCATGATTGGAGATCTTAAATCAGCTAGGAGCATATTTGATCAGATGCCAGTTAGAAATGTTGTGTCATGGAATGCTATGATTTCATGTTATGTTCATAACCACATGTTTGACCAGGCTCTTCACATTTTCAGTGAGATGTTAATGGAGGGAAAATTCAGACCTGATCAAACTACTTTGATCAGCGTGCTCCGCGCTTGTTCTCACTTGGGTTCTCTTGAACATGGGAAATGGGTTGATTCTTATATTAAGGGAAACAATTTAGATTTGTCTGTTTCTTTGGGTAATGCTCTGATAGATATGTTTGCAAAGTGTGGAGATATAGAAAATGCAAAAGTGATTTTTCATAAGTTGTCTAAAAGATGTATAATCACATGGACAACAATGGTTTCAGGTCTAGCTGTTAATGGACAATGCAGAGAAGCCTTAACTCTCTTTGATGCTATGTGTTTGGAAGGGAGTAAACCAGATGATGTCATCTTCATCGCAGTACTGTCAGCTTGCACTCATGGAGGGTTGGTAGAAGATGGCAAAAGGTTATTCAACCAGATGGTAGAGAAATATGATATAGAACCCCGAATTGAGCATTATGGTTGCATGGTTGATCTTTTGGGTCGAGCAGGGCAGTTGGAAGAAGCAGTGAGGTTCATAGAAAGAATGCATATAAAGCCAAATGCTGTCATTTGGGCTACTCTACTAGGTTCTTGCAAAATTCATGGCAATGGAGATTTATTAGACTTCATAACCAGAAGGATTATGGATCAGGAGCCTTCAAATCCAAGCTACTTAACTCTAATTTCAAATTTGAGTGCATCACTAGGGCATTGGAAAGAGGCCCTGACCTATCGGGTGGCCATGAGAATGCAGGGAGTAGAAAAAGTTCCTGGTTGCAGCTCAATCCAAGTAGGGAATAAGGTTCATGAGTTTCTAGCTGAAGATACAAGTCACGAGGAAAGGAAAGATATTTATGGAGTTCTATATGGTTTAAACAGACACTTGAAGCAAGTATGTGATGGAgcattaaaatatgataatgctCCATTACATTATGGATAG